TTCGGCTCGGCGGCCTCCCTGGGCCTCGGCGCCCTCCAGATCGGCTCGGGCTTCCGCGAACTGGGCTGGATGGAGAAGGCGGGCACCGGGCTGCTCGTCGCCATCATCGCCGTCCTGACCCTGGCCTTCGTCGCGTCCGCCGTCTCCGGGGTGGAGAAGGGCATCCAGTGGCTGTCCAACACCAACATGGTGCTGGCCCTGTTGCTCGTGATCTTCGTGTTCGTCGCGGGCCCGACGATCCTCGTCCTCGACCTGCTGCCCACCTCGCTCTTCTCCTACCTGGGCGACCTGCCCCAGCTCGCGGGCCGCACCGAGGCGTCCGGAGGCGAGGGCGTGGCCGACTGGCTCGGCAGCTGGACCGTCTTCTACTGGGCGTGGTGGATCTCCTGGACGCCCTTCGTCGGCATGTTCATCGCCCGCATCAGCCGCGGCCGTACCATCCGCCAGTTCGTCGGCGGTGTCATCCTCGTGCCCAGCACGGTCAGCCTCATCTGGTTCGCGGTCTTCGGCGGCACGGCGATGAAGCTCCAGGAGCAGGGCCGGCTCGGCGAGGAGGCCACACCGGAGGGCCAGCTCTTCGCCGTCCTGCACGAGTTCCCCCTCGCCACGGTCTCCAGCCTGCTCGTGATGATCCTCGTCGGCATCTTCTTCGTCTCCGGCGCCGACGCCGCGTCCATCGTCATGGGCACGCTGTCCCAGCGGGGCGCCCTCGAACCCGGTCGCTTCGTCGTCGTGTTCTGGGGCATGGTCACCGGGGCCGTCGCCGCGATCATGCTCCTCGTCGGCAGCGGTCAGGGCGACGCCCTGACCGGCCTGCAGAACCTCACGATCCTGGCCGCCGCGCCATTCGTCCTGGTGATGATCGGCATGTGTGTGGCGATGATGCGCGACCTGCGCCGGGACCCCGTGATGGTCCGCGAGGAGATGGCCTCCGAAGCGGTCGAACTGGCCGTCATCGAGGGCCACAAGCGCTACGACGGCGAGTTCGAGATCCGCGTCGGCCCGGGCCAGGGCACGGAGATCGAGGGCGACCCGATCGGTCACCGCGCCGAGTAGGCACGCGACGAAGCCGGTGTGCCGCGCCCTTCGGGGCGCGGGGCACCGCGCGACCGGCCGGACGCCCCACACCGCGCGACCGGCCCCACGGCCTGGGACGCCGTGCTCAGCCCGCCGCGAGCCGTGCGGCCTCCCTCGCGCATCCCCACGCCACCGTGACGCCGGCCCCGCCGTGCCCGTAGTTGTGCACCAACGTCCGCCCGCCCGGCAGGAGTTCGCGTTCCAGACGGACCGCCGGGCGCGCGGGCCGCAGCCCGACCCGGTGCTCGATGATCCGGGCCCCCGCGATCTCGGGCCGCATCGCCGCGCACCGCCGCACGATCTCCTCCGCGATCACCGGGTCCGGCGCCAGCGACCAGGCGTCCTCCTCCGCCGTACCGCCGAGGATCAGCCCGCCCGGCTGCGGCATGAAGTACGTGCTCTTGGAACCGGAGTGGTCCACCGAGGTGAGCCAGGTGGTCACCCCGGGGTTCTCCACCACGACCAACTGCCCCCGCACCGGCCGCACGGAAGGATCCGGCACCAGCTCCCGAGCCCCCAGCCCCGTGCAGTTGACGACCACGGGTGCCTCGACCGCCGCGAGATCGGTCACCGTGCGCTCCTCCACCGCACCGCCCGCCGCGACGAACCGCTCGCGCAGCCACCGCAGATGGGTCGGCATGTCGATCAGCGGCAGCCGCGCCCACAGCCCGACCCCCGGGTACTCCCCGGCCGTCGCCGCGCGCAGCCCGGCCACGCGCGAGGCCCACGCGCCGAGCGTGTCCAGCGACGTCCCGCCGTGTACGCCCTCGACCACACGTACGCCTGTCTCGTCCGGCCGGGCCGCCAACTCCTCGTACACCGCGAGGGTGTCGAGCGCCCACGCGCCGACCAGTTCCTCCGGCTCGATCCGGTAGGGCCACCACAGTCCGCCCGCGACGCCGGACGTGGCGCGCTCCCCGGGCTCCCGCGCCCACACCCGGACCCGCCGGCCGCTCTCCGCCAGGACGACGGCGCTGGTGAGACCGACGACTCCGGCACCGACCACGATCACATCACTGTTCGATTCACTGGTCACCCGGGGACGTTAACGGAATATGTCATGCCGTGCTCACAAGTCTGCCTTTGTGGGGATACTCACACCATGTCTGCCGAGTACGCGACCTTCGGCCTGGCACCGGCGATGCGAGCCGGTGGCGTCCTCGCCAACGGTGATTACCAAGTGCACCGGGACTTCGTGGACTTCATCGTCGACGGACGCCCGCTGCTGTTCCAGCTCTCCGACCTCGACGCCGTCTCCCCCCTCGCCTCCGACGTCCCGCCCTCGATCTTCACCGCCCAGGTGCGCAGTCTGCTCCTGGAAGCCGAACCACCCCTGACGAGCGGCCGTTACGTCATCTACGGCTGTCCCGAATGCGCCGACCTCGCCTGCGGAGCGGTGACCGCGGTGATAGAGCGGGACGGCGAGGACTTCGTGTGGCGGGACTTCGCCTGGCAGACCGAGGAGGAGGCCGACCTCAAGCTCAACGGCTACACCGGCATCGGCCCCTTCCGTTTCCACGGCTCCGAGTACCGCGGCGCCCTGCGGTCCCTGTTGCGCGAGTCGGGCGCCGAGCCGTCGGCCCGGCGCAGGGTCCTCCTCATCGGCGCCCGCGTCTCCGTGCTCGCCAGACTCGCCGCCGCCCTGCGCGCCATCGGCATCGGCGCCGACATAGCGCAGGACGCCACCGGCGTGCTGCCGGAGGAACTGCGCGCCTACGGCGCCGTGGCCTTCGGACGGGCCGTCGGCGAGGCGGACCGCGCCGCCGTACGGCTGGCCTTCGACCGCGCGGGGGTCCAGGTCGCCTACGTCGACGGCCTCGCCCCGATCATCCCGCTCCTCGTCGCCCAGATCGAGAACGCCCTCGACCGCAGCCCGGCCGAACAGCGCCGTCTCACCCGTCTCGTCGCGGCCGGTGGACAGGCCGGCATCGAGATCACCTCCACCTGCCGGGTGGAGCTCACCGCCTACCGCCTCGACCGTCTCTACCGCCCCCACACCTACCGCTTCTTCGACGGCATCCTCCCGGCCGGCCGGCACCGCATCGGCCTGGACCCGAAGGCGGTGAAGGGAGAATCGTTCATCGTGGCCCGCACGACGGGAACGGTACTGGTGGAACCGATGGCCCAGTAGGGGCCGGGGGAACCGCGCGCACGGCGTCCGAGGCAGAGCCCCGAGGCGGTGCCGGGGGCCGTAAAATCTCCCCCTGTGACCGCCACCCTCGTCGTCAAGAACCTCGCCGCCGGACACGGCGACCGCCCGCTCTTCTCCGGGCTGGACCTCGTAGTCGCCCCCGGAGACGTCATCGGCCTGGTCGGCGCCAACGGCGCGGGCAAATCCACCCTCCTCCGCCTCCTCGCCGGACTGCTCCCACCGGAGGAGGGCGAGCTGCGGCTGTCCCCGCCCACGGCGACCGTGGGACACCTGCCGCAGGAACCGGAGCGGCGGGCGGGCGAGACCGTACGGGAGTTCCTGGCCCGGCGCACGGGCGTGGCCGAGGCCCAGCGGATCATGGACGAGGCCACCCAGGCGCTGGTGGAGGGCGCGCCGGGCGCCGACGACGCGTACTCGGTGAGCCTGGAGCGCTGGCTCGATCTGGGCGGCGCCGATCTCGACGAGCGGGCGGAGGAGGTCGCCGACACCCTCGGTCTCGGCGTCGACCTGGACCAGCCGATGACCAGCCTCTCCGGCGGCCAGGCCGCCCGCGCCGGACTCGCCTCGCTGCTCCTCTCCCGCTACGACGTCTTCCTCCTCGACGAGCCCACCAACGACCTCGACCTGGACGGCCTGGACCGACTCGAACGCTTCGTCTCCGGCCTGCGCGCGGGCACGGTCGTCGTCAGCCACGACCGCGAGTTCCTCACCCGCACGGTCACCAAGGTCCTCGAACTCGATCTCGCCCAGAACCAGATCAACCTCTACGGCGGTGGCTACGAGGCCTACCTGGAGGAACGCGAGACGGCCCGCCGGCACGCCCGCGAGGACTACGAGGAGTACGCCGACAAGAAGGCCGCCCTCCAGGACCGCGCCCAGACGCAGCGCTCCTGGATGGACAAGGGCGTCAAGAACGCCCGGCGCAAGGCGGGCAACGACAACGACAAGATCGGCCGCAAGTTCCGCAGCGAGGCGAGCGAGAAGCAGGCCGCCAAGGCCCGGCAGACCCAGCGCATGATCGAACGGCTCGACGTGGTGGAGGAGCCGCGCAAGGAGTGGGAGCTGCGCATGGAGATCGCGGCGGCCCCGCGCTCCGGTGCCGTGGTCGCCACGATGCGCGACGCGGAGGTGCGGCGCGGCGACTTCGCCTTCGGCCCGGTCTCACTGCAGATCGACTGGGCCGACCGCATCGCCATCACCGGTGCGAACGGCGCCGGCAAGTCGACGCTCCTGGGCGCGCTGCTCGGCCGGGTCCCCCTGGACTCGGGCCACGCCGCCCTGGGCTCCGGTGTCCTGGT
This genomic stretch from Streptomyces deccanensis harbors:
- a CDS encoding BCCT family transporter, which produces MTHDHHTTHHGGGALPGSEAGLPGGGRPRTDRVVFGVTAALTLAFVLWGAIWTDALETASDKMLNGLLHNGGWAFMLAASGFVVFALWLAVSRYGRIHLGVEGEKPEFRTVSWVAMMFSAGMGIGLMFYGVSEPLAHYTTPPPGTGPEGSGERMETAMATTLFHWTLHPWAIYAVVGLGIAYSTFRKQRRQTISAVFTPLIGEKHANGTVGRAIDILAIIATIFGSAASLGLGALQIGSGFRELGWMEKAGTGLLVAIIAVLTLAFVASAVSGVEKGIQWLSNTNMVLALLLVIFVFVAGPTILVLDLLPTSLFSYLGDLPQLAGRTEASGGEGVADWLGSWTVFYWAWWISWTPFVGMFIARISRGRTIRQFVGGVILVPSTVSLIWFAVFGGTAMKLQEQGRLGEEATPEGQLFAVLHEFPLATVSSLLVMILVGIFFVSGADAASIVMGTLSQRGALEPGRFVVVFWGMVTGAVAAIMLLVGSGQGDALTGLQNLTILAAAPFVLVMIGMCVAMMRDLRRDPVMVREEMASEAVELAVIEGHKRYDGEFEIRVGPGQGTEIEGDPIGHRAE
- a CDS encoding NAD(P)/FAD-dependent oxidoreductase; protein product: MTSESNSDVIVVGAGVVGLTSAVVLAESGRRVRVWAREPGERATSGVAGGLWWPYRIEPEELVGAWALDTLAVYEELAARPDETGVRVVEGVHGGTSLDTLGAWASRVAGLRAATAGEYPGVGLWARLPLIDMPTHLRWLRERFVAAGGAVEERTVTDLAAVEAPVVVNCTGLGARELVPDPSVRPVRGQLVVVENPGVTTWLTSVDHSGSKSTYFMPQPGGLILGGTAEEDAWSLAPDPVIAEEIVRRCAAMRPEIAGARIIEHRVGLRPARPAVRLERELLPGGRTLVHNYGHGGAGVTVAWGCAREAARLAAG
- a CDS encoding oxidoreductase, producing MSAEYATFGLAPAMRAGGVLANGDYQVHRDFVDFIVDGRPLLFQLSDLDAVSPLASDVPPSIFTAQVRSLLLEAEPPLTSGRYVIYGCPECADLACGAVTAVIERDGEDFVWRDFAWQTEEEADLKLNGYTGIGPFRFHGSEYRGALRSLLRESGAEPSARRRVLLIGARVSVLARLAAALRAIGIGADIAQDATGVLPEELRAYGAVAFGRAVGEADRAAVRLAFDRAGVQVAYVDGLAPIIPLLVAQIENALDRSPAEQRRLTRLVAAGGQAGIEITSTCRVELTAYRLDRLYRPHTYRFFDGILPAGRHRIGLDPKAVKGESFIVARTTGTVLVEPMAQ
- a CDS encoding ABC-F family ATP-binding cassette domain-containing protein; translated protein: MTATLVVKNLAAGHGDRPLFSGLDLVVAPGDVIGLVGANGAGKSTLLRLLAGLLPPEEGELRLSPPTATVGHLPQEPERRAGETVREFLARRTGVAEAQRIMDEATQALVEGAPGADDAYSVSLERWLDLGGADLDERAEEVADTLGLGVDLDQPMTSLSGGQAARAGLASLLLSRYDVFLLDEPTNDLDLDGLDRLERFVSGLRAGTVVVSHDREFLTRTVTKVLELDLAQNQINLYGGGYEAYLEERETARRHAREDYEEYADKKAALQDRAQTQRSWMDKGVKNARRKAGNDNDKIGRKFRSEASEKQAAKARQTQRMIERLDVVEEPRKEWELRMEIAAAPRSGAVVATMRDAEVRRGDFAFGPVSLQIDWADRIAITGANGAGKSTLLGALLGRVPLDSGHAALGSGVLVGEVDQARALFHGPESLLDAFCAAVPDTEPAEVRTLLAKFGLKAAHVLRPAITLSPGERTRAALALLQGRGVNLLILDEPTNHLDLPAIEQLESALDTYEGTLLLVTHDRRMLDAVRVTRRLTVESGKVTEN